Proteins from a single region of Kogia breviceps isolate mKogBre1 chromosome 5, mKogBre1 haplotype 1, whole genome shotgun sequence:
- the CLDN17 gene encoding claudin-17 — MAFDPLQIVGLVLGFFGMVGTLATALLPQWKVSAFVGGNIIVFERTWEGLWMNCIRQVTVRLQCKFYNSLLALPPALVAARALMCVAVALSLIALLIGISGLKKIQCKGSNERVKAYLLGISGVLFILTGIFVLIPVCWTANIIISDFYNPAVHIAQKRELGAALFLGWASTAVLFIGGGLLCGFCCCNRKKQKHRHPSTVHPAPQTDKLPQSGTVLSETATSYV, encoded by the coding sequence ATGGCATTTGACCCACTGCAAATCGTTGGACTGGTTCTTGGGTTCTTCGGCATGGTGGGGACTCTGGCCACAGCACTTCTGCCTCAGTGGAAAGTATCAGCTTTTGTTGGTGGCAACATTATTGTCTTTGAAAGGACCTGGGAAGGGCTCTGGATGAACTGCATCCGACAAGTCACGGTTAGGCTGCAGTGCAAGTTCTACAATTCTTTGCTGGCTCTCCCACCTGCCCTGGTAGCAGCCCGCGCCCTCATGTGTGTAGCTGTTGCCTTATCTCTGATTGCTCTGCTTATTGGCATTTCCGGCCTGAAGAAGATTCAGTGCAAAGGCTCTAACGAGAGGGTTAAAGCATATCTTCTGGGGATTTCTGGCGTCCTCTTTATCTTGACGGGCATCTTCGTTCTCATTCCGGTGTGCTGGACAGCCAATATCATCATCAGCGATTTCTACAATCCAGCCGTCCACATAGCTCAGAAACGAGAGCTGGGGGCGGCACTCTTCCTTGGCTGGGCAAGTACCGCTGTCCTCTTCATCGGAGGGGGTCTGCTTTGTGGGTTCTGCTGTTGCAACAGAAAGAAGCAAAAGCACAGACATCCATCCACTGTGCATCCTGCGCCACAAA